The DNA segment AGTGTTTTGTAAAAGATCAGTTGTAACGATCACCGTATAATCATCCGTTGGTGTATACGAAAACCATTTCCCTTTTCCGTTAGCTGCAACACTACCATTTACGGTGCAAATTGGGGTTGGAAATTCGCTGCCATCAATTGCAGCTATTGTGTGCAAACCCGGAATAATCTCCAGAGCATTGGAACATGTATCTTGTGAGAATGACCACGTAGATGCTAAGAGGAGGGCAAATAAAAAATAATTTTTTTTCATTTAGTTAAAATTTGAGAATTTGTACTAGTCACTATTGGCAATCATCAAGAGAATTAATCCACTGATCGATTAGAGCAACTCCTTCTGCATGAATTTCGCTCCGCCCGAGCAAGGGCATCCGATAACTTTCGTTTTCTGTATTTAAGCGATAGTACAACATAGATCGGTTGCTATTTTTAGGATTTACTATTTTTTTGAGAGCTGCTGGAAAGTCAGACATATCTTGGGTGTCAACGCATATTCCCATACTTGCAGCATTTGAAGTCTCGTTAAATGCAAATCGCATAGGTCTATAATCACAGTGACTGTTGGTCTGATGGCAATGCGCACAATTAATATCCAAATAGGATCGCACTCGCAAATCTAATGGCTGTGATACGTCAGTATAATTTATAGTAGAAGTTATTGAGTTTGGTAAAGAATTTTCTAAATAGCCAACTTCAATCCATTTGAGTAATTGGTTTTTGGAACCTTCATTAAAAGCAAAATCAAAATTTAAATTTTGCGGTTTTATTCCAATCGGAATAGGTTGTTCATTAGATTTATGGCATGTCATACATTGCTGCTCAGACGGAATTCGATAGTTTTCAACTGTCTGCAACTGACCATCATCATCCTTCCACGAAATTGCAGTATTACTTCCTGCCAAATCCAAATATGCTTCCGTTTGTTCGGCATTCCATACATATTCAGCGAAAATCCAGCCGGTTGATTTTCTAATCATAACTCTCGTTTCAATGATTCTTGCCGATCCAATTGGATTTACATTCTGAACATTGTTGTAATAGAAACTTTTTATAAGAGCAGCTCCAATAGGTAATTCTAAAATTTTCCCATCAGATACGTAGGTTGCTTTCGTTCCCTTTGGCATCCAAACAAAACGTTTTTTAAGGGAATAATCTGTAAATAGACTAGAAGCCGGTTCATAAATTAATACATCCAATGCTGGTTTTTGATTTTTTATCGCGCCTTCAAAAAATTTGTAATCGGAAAGCTTTTGGTAGGGAACTTTAGTAAGATCAACATTTACCGTAGGAATTTCTGTGTAATGCTCGTCGTTATTTGATGTTGAACAGGAAAATAAATCAGAAATTACGGCGCAGCATAAAAGTGAAAGAATATAATTTTTTCTCATTATCTGATTTTGTAATTTTAAATGTAAGGAAAAAACTATAATTTAGTATTTTTTATTATAAATAAATATATAATAATTAGATATTAACAATAATTAGTAAATTTTATTGATTTGTATTTGTTGAAGCTATCAATGGTAGTAGGGTGAGAGCTGTAATGATATAGCATCAATTATTTTCTAGACAATTGCGCAAAATATACAATTATGAACGTTTCGCTATTCTAAACCTCCAAACTAATTTGGAATTGTATTCATAATAAAGCTTTTACGCTTTCGCGAAATTAGGAAGGATTATAGAGTAGTTACAATTGAAATTATTCTGGAGTTTCGACATTAATTTCTACGCTTTCGCGAATATAGGAAGGATTGACAATTTGTAGCTTTTGGAATTGCTCTGGGATTTCGCCCATCAGTTTTCCGCTTACGCAAAATTAAGGAGGGTTGAATATTGGTTCCTTTTTATAATTGGTCTGAAATTTCGCTCCTCTCTTAAAACTTTGCAAAATTGGATTAAGAATATTTATCAAGATAAATGACCAAAGATTGATACTTCGGGGGTTATCATTGCGTCTAGGCCTGAGATCATCCTAAAGCAAGACAATTAAATATTGTTTTTAAGAAATCACCACGTCTTTTTATCGTCAAATCTTTCAATCTTCCACTATTTCACTCTTTCAATCTGTCACTTTCCAAAGCCTTTGCAACCATCGCCTCTGGAAGTTCTTTCTTAGCTTTTGCACCCATTTTCCGAAGCTTTTCGACACTTGTGATGAGGTTTCCTTTGCCATCATGAAGTTTATTCATTGCCGAATCATATTCGGATTTCGAATCATCAAGACGTTTTCCTAAGTTAGTGAGATTGGTTACGAATCCCACAAATTTATCGTAAAGCGCTCCAGCTTGCCTCGCAATTTCCATCGCGTTTTCTTGTTGCTTCTGATTGGTCCACATACTATCAATTGTTCTGAGTGTCGCCAATAAAGTAGTAGGAGTTACTATAATTATGTTTTTTTCAAAAGCCGAAGAATACAGATTCGAATCTTCTTTTAGTGCCAAGGCAAAAGCGATTTCGATTGGAATAAATAGCAATACAAAATCAGGACTTTCCATTTTGTATAAATCCTGGTAGTTTTTAGATGCCAACTGATCAATATGCCTGCGGATAGATTGAACGTGCATTTTCAGGAAATTTGCTTGCTCTTGCTCATCTTCCTCATTCGAAAAACGTTCGTAAGCAGTCAGTGAAACTTTCGAATCGACAATCATTTTCTTCCCATCCGGAAGATTAATCATGATGTCCGGCATTAGTTTCGAACCACTTTCAGTCGTAAAACTTTGCTGAACTTCATATTCACGACCTTTCTCAAGACCAGATTTAATCAGAACGCGTTCCAGAATAAGTTCGCCCCAGTTTCCCTGAACTTTGCTATCGCCTTTGAGAGCTTTGGTTAGATTGATTGTTTCCTTGCTCATTTGCGCATTGATATCGCTCAAACCACGAATCTGTTCACGTAAAGCTGCGTGGTAATCGATACTTTGTTTATGAGTGTCATCCACTTTTTTTTCAAAATGCAGTATCTTTTCTTGCAAGGGACTTAAAATCGATGCTATATTGACTTTATTCTGTTCAGTAAATTTCAAAGATTTTTCTTCCAAGATTTTGTTGGCAAGATTTTCGAATTCAGTGGTGAATTTCTCCTGCAACTCCGCAACTTCATTCTTTTGCTCTTTGTGTCGTTCCCACAAATGATCAAAGTCGGATTCTTTTCGCGAAAGCATAATAGAAAGTTCTACCTTATTCTCTCGCAGAATTTCGTTGTCAACCTGAAGATTCTCTAATTTCTTTTCGAAACTAACCTTTTCATCACGGCGTTCATTTTTTAGCTCTTCAATTTGCTGTACAGCCATCTGCAACTTTTGTTCTAAAACTTCAGAATTCGAAGTCGGATGGTTTCGATTTTGGAACAGAAACCTTCCGATTAGAAAACCGATAATTAGACAGACAAAGCTAGGAAGGAGTATTTCAGACAGAGGCATGATAGGAATTATTTTAGAAATGGGGACAAAAAAAAACGATTTATAAAGATATAAATCGTTTTTTAGAATATGATAAAAATATAGTTTTTAGTATCCTACTTCTAATTTTTGTTGGTTTAACTGAATAGGAGATTTTGGTAACTTGGCTTGAGAAATTCTATAAGCAAGATTCTTAACTCTCTTTCTTTCCTGAATAATTAGTGGAATATTTATTAAGAATCCAACAACGCAAACAAGCATTAATATAAATAATAGGCTCATGTAAATAACGTGATTTAATTCTCCCGATAAATTAAAGTCAGAAACAAAGAAATATCCTGATGCGAAAAATACAATGGTTGAAATTATTAATGATAGAGCTTTCATAGTCGGTATAATTTAAAAATTAGCAATTTTATTTTGCTAAAACTGAAATTTTCTAGTCTAAAATTGTGCCAGAATTTCATGTTTTAATCTTTTACTAAATTAAGATTTTCTTGTGAGCGGAGATTATATAGTTTTAGCAATCATTTACACAATTTAACATGACGTTAAGTAGGTCATAAAGTTTTGCTAACGATTGAAAACCAGTGATATGGTGGGATTCTTGAAATTTATTGATGCACTTCTAAGTAGTGATCTTACAGGAAGAGCATATATTTGCAAGGAATAGAAAATTATTAAAACGCAAATTTTAACTTTAGAGTGATAAAAAGAACTAAATGTGTTGTCAGTTGGAGTGGCGGAAAAGACAGTGCTTTGGCGTTGCATTCTCTGTTGTCAAATAATCAATTTGAAGTGGTCGCACTTCTCACAACTTTTGATCTCGATTCTGCTGAATCACAGATGCATTTTGTAAATACGAATTTTATCCAAAAACAAGCAGATAGTTTATCTCTTCCTTTATATATAATGAATGTTGCAACTGGAATGCCACGTTCTTACGAAGAGGAAATTCAGAAGGCCGTAGAGCATTTTAGGAGTCTGGGTGTAAGTCATTTTAGCTTTGGAGATATTCACCTCGAAAATGTCAAACAGTATCGAATAGAGCTATTTGCCAAATTGAATATGGAACTTTTATTCCCACTTTGGGGAATGTCATCTCAGCAATTAATGTCTTCATTTTACGAATCAGGTCTCAAAGCGAGAATTGTGGTCGCTCAAGCTGATAAACTAGGAGAAGAATATGTAGGCAAAGATTTGACAAAGGAATTGGTTAGCAGTTTTCCTGCAGATGTCGATGTCTGTGGGGAGAATGGCGAATATCACACCTTTGTATACGATAGTCCAAATTATGCAGTTCCGGTGAATTTTGAAATTGAGAAAGTTGAGGAGCGAAATTTTAGATTCAAGTTGTTAGATGGATCTACTGTTAATTCGAAATTTTATGTGGGTAGGTTTGGCACATTCGATTAAAAATCAATGTAATACAATATTTTTATTTTAAAACTTCATAGTAATTGTAACAAATTCGTTACATTTGTTGATGAGAGAGATTGAAATAACGGATGAATGCATTCGCTTTGTAAATAGTCAAAGCGAAAAATTCTCTGTAAGTTTTTTCAGCTTCTAGAAGTAATGATTGAAGTACAGGTTGTGAATTCTAAATTTATTAAAAAACTTCAATCAACAGAATTTTATGAATTACGGATAAAATCTAATAATGAATACCGTATCATTATTTTTGCAATAGATCATAAAAACTTCATAGAATGTAAAAATGCGGTCTGCCTAAGTGGGTTTCAGAAGAAATCAACAAAGGATTATAAGAAGGAATTGCAAAAGGCACAAAAAATACTTAAGGAATATTTAAATGAAAATTAGAATGGCAAAGATTCAAAATGCAAAAGAATTACTTTCAAAAAAGTTTGGAGAAGAAGGATCTGCGGAGCGTGAAGAATTCCGTAAAAGTGCT comes from the Flavobacterium ardleyense genome and includes:
- a CDS encoding type II toxin-antitoxin system RelE/ParE family toxin, with the protein product MIEVQVVNSKFIKKLQSTEFYELRIKSNNEYRIIIFAIDHKNFIECKNAVCLSGFQKKSTKDYKKELQKAQKILKEYLNEN
- a CDS encoding Dph6-related ATP pyrophosphatase, translated to MIKRTKCVVSWSGGKDSALALHSLLSNNQFEVVALLTTFDLDSAESQMHFVNTNFIQKQADSLSLPLYIMNVATGMPRSYEEEIQKAVEHFRSLGVSHFSFGDIHLENVKQYRIELFAKLNMELLFPLWGMSSQQLMSSFYESGLKARIVVAQADKLGEEYVGKDLTKELVSSFPADVDVCGENGEYHTFVYDSPNYAVPVNFEIEKVEERNFRFKLLDGSTVNSKFYVGRFGTFD
- the rmuC gene encoding DNA recombination protein RmuC is translated as MPLSEILLPSFVCLIIGFLIGRFLFQNRNHPTSNSEVLEQKLQMAVQQIEELKNERRDEKVSFEKKLENLQVDNEILRENKVELSIMLSRKESDFDHLWERHKEQKNEVAELQEKFTTEFENLANKILEEKSLKFTEQNKVNIASILSPLQEKILHFEKKVDDTHKQSIDYHAALREQIRGLSDINAQMSKETINLTKALKGDSKVQGNWGELILERVLIKSGLEKGREYEVQQSFTTESGSKLMPDIMINLPDGKKMIVDSKVSLTAYERFSNEEDEQEQANFLKMHVQSIRRHIDQLASKNYQDLYKMESPDFVLLFIPIEIAFALALKEDSNLYSSAFEKNIIIVTPTTLLATLRTIDSMWTNQKQQENAMEIARQAGALYDKFVGFVTNLTNLGKRLDDSKSEYDSAMNKLHDGKGNLITSVEKLRKMGAKAKKELPEAMVAKALESDRLKE